The DNA sequence TATGAATTTGATATAGTTGCAATTAGTGACATAAAATATGGTACAGTGTTTAATCCTTCGGGTTTGAATATAAGAAATGTATTAAATGATATTCAAAAAAATGGGAAGTTTACTAAAAATACATATGAGTGGGACGCAATTGAAACTATAAAAAAATCTAATGCAAATGTAGTATGTGAATTAGCTTATACAAATTTAGTAAATGGTCAACCTGCTATTAATCATTGCAAAACTGCACTTAGTTTGAAAAAGCATGTTGTTACAAGCAATAAAGGTCCTGCTGTATTTGCATATAAAAAATTATCCAGTCTAGCTAAAAAAAATGGTGTTAAATTTTTAATCGAAGGAACTGTAATGAGTGGTACTCCAGTATTGAATCTTGCAAGAGGACCATTAGCTGGATGTAGAATTAATTCTGTAAAAGGAATATTGAATGGTACAACAAACTTTATATTAACAAAGATGGAAGAAGGTTTGAGTTATCAGAATGCATTAGAAGAAGCAAAAAAGCTGGGTTATGCAGAAGCAGATCCAACCAACGATGTTGAAGGACTTGATGCAAAAGCTAAAGTTACAATTCTGGCAAATGTTTTAATGGGTATAAACTTAAAATTTGATAATGTTCAATGTGAAGGAATTACAAAATTAACTTTAAATGATATAGAAGAAGCAAAAAGAAAAAATTCAAGATGGAAACTTATTGCATCAATAGA is a window from the Rosettibacter firmus genome containing:
- a CDS encoding homoserine dehydrogenase, translated to MKQKITLIGFGTVAQGLCEILLSKRNELKKNYNYEFDIVAISDIKYGTVFNPSGLNIRNVLNDIQKNGKFTKNTYEWDAIETIKKSNANVVCELAYTNLVNGQPAINHCKTALSLKKHVVTSNKGPAVFAYKKLSSLAKKNGVKFLIEGTVMSGTPVLNLARGPLAGCRINSVKGILNGTTNFILTKMEEGLSYQNALEEAKKLGYAEADPTNDVEGLDAKAKVTILANVLMGINLKFDNVQCEGITKLTLNDIEEAKRKNSRWKLIASIEKNGDEIKASVKPELIPLTHPLAQVMGSTNAITFDTDLLGELTVIGKGAGKTETGFAILSDLLSIHLSKNKNLY